A stretch of the Metopolophium dirhodum isolate CAU chromosome 8, ASM1992520v1, whole genome shotgun sequence genome encodes the following:
- the LOC132950137 gene encoding uncharacterized protein LOC132950137: MSQRPSSRNACTREQPRTRTKSSESNRCGRPQATKCRVIEPIQEECANNNDSQIIEDQSCPYEDQEPRYDPKELRDAVRILNPFVRLIKDTNNPYARIVAREVCKTFYRLFHPNIHPIDVMKTINWRAKTVRTQQLWSEFWLYVPGSTVEEWVSLREFVKNDNLIDFSDYCNPCQTQTKNCNSQVNEQCPVNQLPNNEDCVQRCSTPRRQNRCAQRTPEHVNFEDMCDFVSHPSLYDVSPPCMDFDHQAAGSDNLPCTHNSKPRRNSPRFQSTVNQDKYAFKLDSKQCREKIPGTQCQLEQLDESTSKKCRVGFEETMRKIKIINCTSQCKRQHAGNDFYFPHSVPSCSSGPTCGSGPTFVPKPPNPGMAGTDTTQHEYYRITANTPSPQRNQNNTCRPLPRTPVEPELRTNALQCSVTENDEDCNDSDSINSVKSIQQIVCKSSLVANAFTNLSLAKKDLQTKTDAFNMLTQHYLNFVSNPIEADPPCDNSPSAKMILQAIYKNPPKIIKPFNDCEWNDNAFHDKDFIRLLPFYESVHNQLEYISKTQRDYGINMLDDIMSTLYHIHYDLGDPRLKNDMLLEHVKLITRNTWETYFYKDKKMPAIPDKSLENYRPSPQNTPQQLCPRQQSCQPSPVQQPCPRQPSPIRQSCPRQVCPKPPNQRPPNVREPVSSLSNPSGQSSGGRPRSSNAPKRVADCPQEDCNPAAENKRTFLRRSRPSGAPKGWAPKLKQAERPDTLPAFKAKPLPKFVRDRLNNRDEAC, translated from the exons atgagtCAAAGGCCATCTTCAAGAAATGCATGCACACGAGAACAACCAAGGACTAGAACGAAAAGTTCGGAATCTAATAGATGTGGACGGCCACAAGCAACCAAGTGTAGAGTTATTGAACCTATCCAAGAGGAATGTGCTAATAATAACGATTCACAAATAATTGAAGATCAAAGTTGTCCGTACGAGGATCAAGAACCAAGGTATGATCCCAAAGAGCTTCGTGATGCTGTTCGAATACTTAATCCATTTGTTAGACTAATTAAAGACACTAATAATCCGTATGCAAGAATAGTAGCTCGAGAGGTATGTAAAACTTTTTATCGTTTGTTTCACCCAAATATACATCCCATAGACGTTATGAAAACGATTAATTGGAGAGCTAAGACTGTAAGAACCCAACAGTTGTGGAGTGAATTTTGGCTCTACGTCCCCGGGTCGACAGTTGAAGAATGGGTATCGTTACGTGAATTTGTTAAGAATGACAATCTCATAGATTTTAGCGACTATTGTAATCCATGTCAAACGCAAACTAAAAATTGCAACTCACAAGTTAATGAACAATGCCCCGTAAATCAATTACCCAATAATGAAGACTGCGTTCAACGGTGCTCAACGCCTCGCAGACAAAATCGATGCGCCCAGAGAACTCCCGAACATGTAAATTTTGAAGACATGTGTGATTTTGTTTCCCACCCAAGCTTATACGACGTTAGTCCTCCATGTATGGATTTCGATCATCAAGCCGCTGGTTCTGATAATCTGCCATGCACACATAATTCTAAACCAAGAAGAAATTCTCCACGCTTTCAAAGTACTGTTAACCAAGATAAATATGCGTTTAAATTGGATTCGAAACAGTGCCGTGAAAAAATACCTGGGACCCAGTGTCAGTTGGAACAACTTGATGAATCGACAAGTAAAAAGTGTCGTGTCGGTTTTGAAGAAActatgagaaaaataaaaataataaattgcaccTCGCAATGCAAACGCCAACATGCAGGAAATGACTTTTATTTCCCGCACAGCGTACCTAGTTGTAGTAGTGGCCCGACCTGCGGCAGTGGCCCGACATTTGTGCCTAAGCCGCCTAATCCTGGAATGGCTGGAACTGATACTACACAACACGAATATTACAGAATAACTGCAAACACACCGTCCCCGCAacgaaatcaaaataatacatgtCGGCCTTTGCCAAGAACACCAGTTGAACCAGAGCTTAGAACAAATGCTCTACAATGTTCTGTAACTGAAAACGACGAAGATTGTAATGATTCAGATTCTATCAACAGTGTAAAAAGTATACAGCAGATAGTATGCAAATCAAGTTTAGTGGCCAACGCATTTACTAATTTGTCATTAGCGAAAAAAGACCTTCAGACAAAAACAGACGCTTTTAATATGTTAAcacaacattatttaaattttgtatcgAACCCAATAGAAGCAGACCCTCCGTGTGATAACAGTCCGAGTGCCAAGATGATCTTGCAAGCTATCTATAAAAATCCACCAAAAATTATTAAGCCATTCAATGATTGTGAATGGAACGATAATGCATTTCACGACAAGGATTTCATTCGTTTACTCCCATTTTATGAAAGCGTACATAATCAATTAGAATATATTTCGAAAACACAGCGAGATTATGGTATAAATATGTTAGATGACATTATGTCCACTCTGTATCATATACACTACGATCTGGGTGATCCAAGACTCAAAAACGATATGCTTTTAGAACACGTCAAACTTATTACAAGAAATACTTgggaaacatatttttataaagacaaAAAAATGCCTGCTATACCTGATAAATCGCTAGAAAATTATAGACCAAGTCCACAAAATACTCCACAACAATTATGTCCAAGACAACAATCCTGTCAACCTAGTCCAGTACAACAACCGTGTCCAAGACAACCTAGCCCAATACGACAATCGTGTCCAAGACAAGTTTGTCCGAAGCCGCCAAACCAGAGGCCACCTAATGTTAGAGAACCAGTTTCAAGTTTATCAAATCCTTCAGGGCAATCTAGTGGTGGACGACCGCGTTCGAGTAATGCCCCGAAGAGAGTGGCTGATTGTCCTCAAGAAGATTGTAATCCTGCTGcggaaaataaaa GAACTTTCCTACGCAGAAGTCGTCCAAGTGGTGCGCCAAAAGGCTGGGCTCCAAAATTGAAACAGGCAGAGCGACCGGACACCTTGCCGGCTTTCAAAGCGAAACCGTTGCCAAAATTTGTTCGCGATAGATTAAATAATCGGGATGAAGCGtgttaa